The proteins below are encoded in one region of Oncorhynchus tshawytscha isolate Ot180627B linkage group LG04, Otsh_v2.0, whole genome shotgun sequence:
- the LOC121846332 gene encoding proline-rich protein 36-like isoform X1, with protein MQSAVCSRRRTTSQPNKHDSQSVEEFSNIDTAVSHFTATLTLCLQCHCYPYPLSPMSLLPLPSVSNVTATLTLCLQCHYYPYPVSPMSLLPLPCVSNVTATLTPLSPMSLLPLPSVSNVIATLTLCLQCHCYPYPLSPMSLLPLPLCLQCHCYPYPVSPMSLLPLPSVSNVTATLTLCLQCHCYPYPLSPMSLLPLPSVSNVTTTLTLFLQCHCYHYPSVSNVTATLTLCLQCHCYPYPLSPMSLLPLPSVSNVTATLTLCLQCHCYPYPLSPMSLLPFTPLSPMSLLPLPSVSNVTATLTLCLQCHCYHYPSVSNVTATLTPLSPMSLLPLPSVSNVTATLTLCLQCHCYHYPLSPMSLLPYPSVTNVTATFPSVSNVTATFTLCLQCHCYHYPSVSNVTATLPLCLQCHCYLTLCLQCHCYPYPSVSNVTATLTPLSPMSLLPFPSVSNPPRTSLSSTLLSPILQGPHCFYPSVSNPPLTSLLLPFCLQSSKGLPASTLLSPILQGSPCFYPSVSNPPLTSLLLPFCLQSSKDLPASTLLSPILQGPHCFYPSVSNPPLTSLLLPFCLQSSRSTCFYPSVSNPPRVSLLLPFCLQSSTDLLLLPFCLQSSKDLTASTLLSPILQGPHCFYPSVSNPPLTSLLLPFCLQSSKDLPASLQSQPYSFPQLQNINV; from the exons ATGCAATCTGCTGTATGCTCACGAAGGCGTACAACATCACAACCCAATAAACATGACAGTCAGTCAGTTGAAGAGTTTTCAAATATAGATACAGCTGTCTCCCACTTCACTGCTACCCTTACCCTCTGTCTCCAATGTCACTGCTACCCTTACCCTCTGTCTCCAATGTCACTGCTACCCTTACCCTCTGTCTCCAATGTCACTGCTACCCTTACCCTGTGTCTCCAATGTCACTACTACCCTTACCCTGTGTCTCCAATGTCACTGCTACCCTTACCCTGTGTCTCCAATGTCACTGCTACCCTTACCCCTCTGTCTCCAATGTCACTACTACCCTTACCCTCTGTCTCCAATGTCATTGCTACCCTTACCCTCTGTCTCCAATGTCACTGCTACCCTTACCCTCTGTCTCCAATGTCACTGCTACCATTACCCCTCTGTCTCCAATGTCACTGCTACCCTTACCCTGTGTCTCCAATGTCACTGCTACCCTTACCCTCTGTCTCCAATGTCACTGCTACCCTTACCCTGTGTCTCCAATGTCACTGCTACCCTTACCCTCTGTCTCCAATGTCACTGCTACCCTTACCCTCTGTCTCCAATGTCACTACTACCCTTACCCTGTTTCTCCAATGTCACTGCTACCATTACCCCTCTGTCTCCAATGTCACTGCTACCCTTACCCTCTGTCTCCAATGTCACTGCTACCCTTACCCTCTGTCTCCAATGTCACTGCTACCCTTACCCTCTGTCTCCAATGTCACTGCTACCCTTACCCTCTGTCTCCAATGTCACTGCTACCCTTACCCTCTGTCTCCAATGTCACTGCTACCCTTTACCCCTCTGTCTCCAATGTCACTGCTACCCTTACCCTCTGTCTCCAATGTCACTGCTACCCTTACCCTCTGTCTCCAATGTCACTGCTACCATTACCCCTCTGTCTCCAATGTCACTGCTACCCTTACCCCTCTGTCTCCAATGTCACTGCTACCCTTACCCTCTGTCTCCAATGTCACTGCTACCCTTACCCTCTGTCTCCAATGTCACTGCTACCATTACCCTCTGTCTCCAATGTCACTGCTACCTTACCCCTCTGTCACCAATGTCACTGCtacctttccctctgtctccaatGTCACTGCTACCTTTACCCTCTGTCTCCAATGTCACTGCTACCATTACCCCTCTGTCTCCAATGTCACTGCTACCTTACCCCTCTGTCTCCAATGTCACTGCTACCTTACCCTCTGTCTCCAATGTCACTGCTACCCTTACCCCTCTGTCTCCAATGTCACTGCTACCCTTACCCCTCTGTCTCCAATGTCACTGCtacctttcccctctgtctccaaT CCTCCAAGGACCTCCCTGTCTTCTACCCTTCTGTCTCCAATCCTCCAAGGACCTCACTGCTTCTACCCTTCTGTCTCCAATCCTCCACTGACCTCACTGCTTCTACCCTTCTGTCTCCAATCCTCCAAG GGTCTACCTGCTTCTACCCTTCTGTCTCCAATCCTCCAAGGGTCTCCCTGCTTCTACCCTTCTGTCTCCAATCCTCCACTGACCTCACTGCTTCTACCCTTCTGTCTCCAATCCTCCAAGGACCTCCCTGCTTCTACCCTTCTGTCTCCAATCCTCCAAGGACCTCACTGCTTCTACCCTTCTGTCTCCAATCCTCCACTGACCTCACTGCTTCTACCCTTCTGTCTCCAATCCTCCAGGTCTACCTGCTTCTACCCTTCTGTCTCCAATCCTCCAAGGGTCTCCCTGCTTCTACCCTTCTGTCTCCAATCCTCCACTGACCTCCTGCTTCTACCCTTCTGTCTCCAATCCTCCAAGGACCTCACTGCTTCTACCCTTCTGTCTCCAATCCTCCAAGGACCTCACTGCTTCTACCCTTCTGTCTCCAATCCTCCACTGACCTCACTGCTTCTACCCTTCTGTCTCCAATCCTCCAAG GACCTCCCTGCTTCACTCCAGTCTCAGCCCTATAGCTTCCCTCAGCTGCAGAATATCAACGTTTAA
- the LOC121846332 gene encoding proline-rich protein 36-like isoform X2, which produces MSLLPLPCVSNVTTTLTLCLQCHCYPYPVSPMSLLPLPLCLQCHYYPYPLSPMSLLPLPSVSNVTATLTLCLQCHCYHYPSVSNVTATLTLCLQCHCYPYPLSPMSLLPLPCVSNVTATLTLCLQCHCYPYPLSPMSLLPLPCFSNVTATITPLSPMSLLPLPSVSNVTATLTLCLQCHCYPYPLSPMSLLPLPSVSNVTATLTLCLQCHCYPLPLCLQCHCYPYPLSPMSLLPLPSVSNVTATITPLSPMSLLPLPLCLQCHCYPYPLSPMSLLPLPSVSNVTATITLCLQCHCYLTPLSPMSLLPFPLSPMSLLPLPSVSNVTATITPLSPMSLLPYPSVSNVTATLPSVSNVTATLTPLSPMSLLPLPLCLQCHCYLSPLSPILQGSPCFYPSVSNPPLTSLLLPFCLQSSKDLPASTLLSPILQGPHCFYPSVSNPPLTSLLLPFCLQSSRSTCFYPSVSNPPRVSLLLPFCLQSSTDLLLLPFCLQSSKDLTASTLLSPILQGPHCFYPSVSNPPLTSLLLPFCLQSSKDLPASTLLSPILQGPHCFYPSVSNPPRTSLLLPFCLQSSKDLTASTLLSPILH; this is translated from the exons ATGTCACTGCTACCCTTACCCTGTGTCTCCAATGTCACTACTACCCTTACCCTGTGTCTCCAATGTCACTGCTACCCTTACCCTGTGTCTCCAATGTCACTGCTACCCTTACCCCTCTGTCTCCAATGTCACTACTACCCTTACCCTCTGTCTCCAATGTCATTGCTACCCTTACCCTCTGTCTCCAATGTCACTGCTACCCTTACCCTCTGTCTCCAATGTCACTGCTACCATTACCCCTCTGTCTCCAATGTCACTGCTACCCTTACCCTGTGTCTCCAATGTCACTGCTACCCTTACCCTCTGTCTCCAATGTCACTGCTACCCTTACCCTGTGTCTCCAATGTCACTGCTACCCTTACCCTCTGTCTCCAATGTCACTGCTACCCTTACCCTCTGTCTCCAATGTCACTACTACCCTTACCCTGTTTCTCCAATGTCACTGCTACCATTACCCCTCTGTCTCCAATGTCACTGCTACCCTTACCCTCTGTCTCCAATGTCACTGCTACCCTTACCCTCTGTCTCCAATGTCACTGCTACCCTTACCCTCTGTCTCCAATGTCACTGCTACCCTTACCCTCTGTCTCCAATGTCACTGCTACCCTTACCCTCTGTCTCCAATGTCACTGCTACCCTTTACCCCTCTGTCTCCAATGTCACTGCTACCCTTACCCTCTGTCTCCAATGTCACTGCTACCCTTACCCTCTGTCTCCAATGTCACTGCTACCATTACCCCTCTGTCTCCAATGTCACTGCTACCCTTACCCCTCTGTCTCCAATGTCACTGCTACCCTTACCCTCTGTCTCCAATGTCACTGCTACCCTTACCCTCTGTCTCCAATGTCACTGCTACCATTACCCTCTGTCTCCAATGTCACTGCTACCTTACCCCTCTGTCACCAATGTCACTGCtacctttccctctgtctccaatGTCACTGCTACCTTTACCCTCTGTCTCCAATGTCACTGCTACCATTACCCCTCTGTCTCCAATGTCACTGCTACCTTACCCCTCTGTCTCCAATGTCACTGCTACCTTACCCTCTGTCTCCAATGTCACTGCTACCCTTACCCCTCTGTCTCCAATGTCACTGCTACCCTTACCCCTCTGTCTCCAATGTCACTGCtacctttcccctctgtctccaaT CCTCCAAGGGTCTCCCTGCTTCTACCCTTCTGTCTCCAATCCTCCACTGACCTCACTGCTTCTACCCTTCTGTCTCCAATCCTCCAAGGACCTCCCTGCTTCTACCCTTCTGTCTCCAATCCTCCAAGGACCTCACTGCTTCTACCCTTCTGTCTCCAATCCTCCACTGACCTCACTGCTTCTACCCTTCTGTCTCCAATCCTCCAGGTCTACCTGCTTCTACCCTTCTGTCTCCAATCCTCCAAGGGTCTCCCTGCTTCTACCCTTCTGTCTCCAATCCTCCACTGACCTCCTGCTTCTACCCTTCTGTCTCCAATCCTCCAAGGACCTCACTGCTTCTACCCTTCTGTCTCCAATCCTCCAAGGACCTCACTGCTTCTACCCTTCTGTCTCCAATCCTCCACTGACCTCACTGCTTCTACCCTTCTGTCTCCAATCCTCCAAGGACCTCCCTGCTTCTACCCTTCTGTCTCCAATCCTCCAAGGACCTCACTGCTTCTACCCTTCTGTCTCCAATCCTCCAAGGACCTCCCTGCTTCTACCCTTCTGTCTCCAATCCTCCAAGGACCTCACTGCTTCTACCCTTCTGTCTCCAATCCTCCACTGA